A DNA window from Leptidea sinapis chromosome 39, ilLepSina1.1, whole genome shotgun sequence contains the following coding sequences:
- the LOC126976149 gene encoding 28S ribosomal protein S24, mitochondrial, producing MNLTQNVAAIAKWSTILSSQFHTSTALCRVVSGKYRITKKRDKPLTYEMANPPHYIAHRKTWNSWNTSNLKDGLRRSETALEDEFIRRFINGTWHGLVCSEVIIKRQFNHIRVAAIMRRAVSPIKMYFLLGYSEELLANWLQCPVTLEIQTVDSYKDVVFKYI from the exons ATGAATTTAACCCAG AATGTCGCTGCAATAGCAAAATGGTCTACAATACTGTCTTCTCAGTTTCACACATCAACGGCACTATGTCGTGTAGTCTCAGGAAAGTACAGAATTACAAAGAAAAGAGATAAACCACTCACATACGAAATGGCAAATCCTCCACATTATATTGCTCATAGAAAGACTTGGAATTCCTGGAACACCT CTAATCTAAAGGATGGATTACGGAGATCAGAAACAGCATTAGAAGACGAGTTTATCAGAAGGTTTATAAATGGAACATGGCATGGTCTTGTATGTAgtgaa GTAATAATAAAACGGCAGTTCAATCACATAAGAGTTGCAGCAATCATGAGAAGAGCTGTGTCaccaataaaaatgtatttcctACTTGGTTATTCTGAAGAGTTGTTAGCAAATTGGTTACAGTGCCCTGTTACATTAGAGATTCAAACTGTTGATAGCTATAAAgatgttgtttttaaatatatataa